The following coding sequences are from one Salvia hispanica cultivar TCC Black 2014 chromosome 3, UniMelb_Shisp_WGS_1.0, whole genome shotgun sequence window:
- the LOC125216321 gene encoding receptor-like protein kinase HSL1, whose translation MHHLRRRFHLLLLLVSLSPSLTISLNKEGLYLQKAKLNFDDPNAALSNWNPDDETPCNWNGVVCDSSSSSVVSLDLSSSSLSGPFPSVLCRLDRLSSISFYDNFINSTLPDDDLAACLALEHLDLAQNYLTGALPRRIAELPRLKYLDLTGNNFSGEIPASYGTFQKLEVLALVENLLEGVIPPFLGNISTLKMLNLSYNPFSPGRIPPELGNLTNLEVMWLTQTSLIGEIPDSLGRLSRLVDLDLAYNALSGSIPSSITELTALVQLELYNNSLSGALPSGGWSNMTALRRLDASTNELSGGIPVELCELPLESLNLYENNLRGELPAAIAESPNLYELKLFRNQLSGELPSDLGRNSALWWIDVSTNNFSGRIPDGLCSNGALEELLLIENSFSGEIPASLGECRSLLRVRLGHNRFSGEVPAAFWGLPHVSLLELMGNSFSGVIPKTIAGASNLSQLILSVNRFSGNLPKEIGYLENLLEISGNDNEFSGPLPVSVVNLGQLVKLDLHNNAFSGGIPKGIDSWKKLNELNLANNEFSGEIPGEIGELSVLNYLDLSGNRFSGEIPTTLQNLKLNRLNFSYNHLSGHIPLDYTKEMYRDSFLGNSELCQEIEGLCNRKEMKNKGYIWFFRTLIALAGILLICGIVWFYIKYKKFNEVKRNLDRSKWTLMSFHKLGFTESEISEALDEDNVIGTGASGKVYKVVLSNGEAVAVKRLWGQSKAGADVERGAIQDDGFDAEVETLGKIRHKNIVKLWCCCCTRDSKLLVYEYMPNGSLGDLMHSTKSGLLDWPIRFKIALDAAEGLSYLHHDCVPPIVHRDVKSNNILLDAEYGARVADFGLAKVVDDASGKGTMSMSVIAGSCGYIAPEYAYTLRVNEKSDIYSFGVVILELVTGRLPVDPEFGEKDLVKWVCWTLDQEGVLGVIDPKLESCYRDDVCRVLNLGLLCTSSLPISRPSMRRVVKMMQEIGSRSLHKNVAKEGKLTPYYYEEGSDHGSVA comes from the exons ATGCACCACCTCCGCCGCCGATTCCACCTCCTCCTTCTCCTCgtctctctctccccctctCTCACCATCTCTCTAAACAAAGAAGGCCTCTACCTCCAAAAGGCGAAGCTCAATTTCGACGATCCAAATGCCGCCCTCTCCAATTGGAATCCCGACGACGAAACCCCATGCAACTGGAACGGCGTCGTTTGCgattcctcctcctcctccgtcGTCTCGCTCGATCTCTCCAGCTCCAGCCTCTCCGGCCCCTTCCCCTCCGTCCTCTGCCGCCTCGATCGCCTCTCCTCCATCTCCTTCTACGACAATTTCATCAATTCCACTCTCCCCGACGACGATCTCGCCGCCTGCCTCGCTCTCGAGCACCTCGATCTGGCGCAGAACTACCTCACCGGCGCTCTCCCGCGCAGGATCGCGGAGCTACCGAGGTTGAAGTATCTCGATTTGACCGGTAACAACTTCTCCGGAGAAATTCCGGCGAGCTACGGAACCTTCCAGAAGCTCGAGGTGCTAGCATTGGTGGAGAATCTGCTGGAAGGCGTAATTCCGCCGTTTTTAGGTAACATTTCGACGCTGAAGATGTTGAATCTGTCTTATAACCCGTTTTCGCCGGGTCGGATCCCGCCGGAGCTCGGGAATCTGACTAATTTAGAGGTGATGTGGCTGACTCAGACGAGTCTCATCGGCGAGATACCTGACTCGCTGGGTCGACTCAGTAGACTCGTTGATTTGGACCTGGCTTACAACGCGTTGTCCGGCTCGATACCGAGTTCGATCACCGAGTTGACGGCGCTGGTTCAGCTCGAGCTCTACAACAACTCCTTGAGCGGTGCGCTACCAAGCGGCGGGTGGTCGAACATGACGGCGCTGCGGCGGCTCGACGCGTCAACGAATGAGTTGAGCGGTGGAATTCCGGTGGAGTTGTGCGAATTGCCGCTTGAGTCGTTGAATCTCTATGAGAACAATTTGCGCGGCGAATTGCCGGCTGCGATTGCTGAGTCTCCGAATTTGTATGAATTGAAGCTTTTCCGCAACCAGTTGTCGGGGGAATTGCCTTCCGATCTCGGCAGAAACTCGGCGTTGTGGTGGATCGATGTTTCGACTAACAATTTTTCCGGTCGGATTCCGGACGGTTTATGCTCCAACGGCGCTCTCGAAGAGCTGTTGCTGATTGAGAACTCATTTTCCGGCGAAATTCCAGCAAGTCTCGGCGAGTGTCGGAGCCTGCTGCGGGTAAGGTTAGGTCACAATCGTTTCTCCGGCGAGGTACCGGCGGCATTTTGGGGGCTTCCTCACGTGTCATTACTCGAGCTGATGGGGAACTCATTTTCCGGCGTAATTCCGAAAACTATTGCCGGAGCGTCGAACTTATCTCAGTTGATTTTATCGGTGAACAGATTTTCCGGAAATCTGCCGAAGGAGATAGGATATCTGGAGAATCTGTTGGAGATTTCCGGCAATGACAACGAGTTTTCCGGCCCGTTGCCGGTCAGCGTAGTGAATCTCGGGCAATTAGTGAAGCTCGATCTTCACAACAATGCATTTTCCGGTGGAATTCCCAAGGGTATTGATTCATGGAAGAAGCTAAACGAGCTGAATTTGGCAAACAACGAATTTTCCGGTGAAATCCCCGGCGAAATCGGGGAATTATCCGTTCTAAACTATCTGGATTTATCGGGAAACAGATTCTCCGGTGAAATCCCTACTACGTTGCAGAATCTGAAGCTCAATCGTCTCAATTTCTCGTATAATCATCTCAGCGGCCACATTCCCCTGGATTACACCAAAGAAATGTACAGAGACAGCTTTCTTGGAAACTCGGAGCTATGCCAAGAAATTGAGGGATTATGCAACCgcaaagaaatgaaaaacaagGGCTACATTTGGTTTTTCAGAACACTAATTGCTCTAGCTGGAATTCTACTCATATGTGGCATAGTTTGGTTCTATATCAAGTACAAGAAATTCAATGAAGTGAAGAGAAATCTCGACCGTTCGAAATGGACGTTGATGTCTTTCCACAAGCTCGGATTCACCGAGAGTGAGATATCGGAAGCTCTGGATGAAGACAACGTGATTGGGACAGGGGCGTCGGGGAAGGTCTACAAGGTGGTGCTGAGCAATGGAGAGGCTGTGGCCGTGAAGCGGCTGTGGGGGCAGTCGAAGGCGGGGGCGGACGTGGAGAGAGGGGCCATTCAGGATGATGGTTTTGATGCAGAGGTTGAGACTCTGGGGAAGATTAGGCACAAGAATATAGTGAAGTTGTGGTGTTGTTGCTGCACAAGAGATAGTAAACTCTTGGTTTATGAGTATATGCCTAATGGGAGTTTAGGGGATTTGATGCACAGCACAAAGAGTGGGTTGTTGGATTGGCCGATTCGGTTTAAGATCGCCCTCGATGCGGCTGAGGGACTGTCGTACTTGCACCACGACTGCGTCCCTCCGATCGTCCACCGCGACGTGAAGTCGAACAACATACTGCTCGATGCTGAGTACGGAGCTCGTGTGGCCGATTTTGGGCTGGCCAAGGTGGTGGATGACGCTAGCGGGAAGGGCACCATGTCGATGTCCGTCATCGCCGGCTCGTGCGGCTACATCGCCCCTG AGTATGCGTACACGCTTCGAGTGAACGAGAAGAGCGACATCTACAGCTTCGGTGTAGTGATTCTTGAGCTGGTGACCGGGAGACTCCCCGTGGATCCTGAGTTTGGCGAGAAGGATCTTGTGAAGTGGGTGTGTTGGACGCTGGATCAGGAGGGCGTCCTCGGTGTGATCGACCCGAAACTCGAGTCTTGTTATAGGGACGATGTCTGCAGAGTGCTGAACTTGGGGCTGCTCTGCACGAGCTCGCTCCCTATAAGCCGGCCCTCCATGAGGCGTGTGGTGAAGATGATGCAGGAGATCGGGAGCCGGAGCTTGCACAAGAACGTTGCCAAAGAAGGGAAGCTGACGCCTTATTACTATGAAGAAGGCTCGGATCATGGAAGTGTGGCATGA
- the LOC125209751 gene encoding glutaredoxin-C9-like, whose product MQQAIPYRNWAPTSSPPASVREQVAEKPVVVFARRGCCMCHVVKLLLHGHGVYPSIFHVDDHNEAEVNEELSKIIGAAAPQLPAVFLAGELFGGIEKIMGAHISGELVPRLREARALWL is encoded by the coding sequence ATGCAACAAGCTATCCCATATAGAAATTGGGCGCCCACCTCCTCTCCGCCCGCCTCTGTGCGGGAGCAGGTGGCAGAGAAGCCCGTGGTTGTTTTCGCGCGGCGAGGCTGCTGCATGTGCCACGTGGTGAAGCTCTTGCTCCACGGCCACGGCGTCTATCCTTCCATCTTCCACGTCGACGACCACAACGAAGCCGAGGTAAACGAGGAGCTGTCGAAGATCATCGGCGCCGCCGCCCCGCAGCTGCCGGCGGTGTTTCTCGCCGGAGAGCTGTTTGGAGGGATTGAGAAAATCATGGGCGCGCATATTTCTGGTGAATTGGTCCCTAGGCTTAGAGAAGCTAGAGCTCTTTGgctttaa